One window of the Rosa rugosa chromosome 3, drRosRugo1.1, whole genome shotgun sequence genome contains the following:
- the LOC133739839 gene encoding probable gamma-secretase subunit PEN-2 — MEATDIQNPNPSPRILLPSSPPPLWPTIDGPLGLSEEESVSYARRFYKFGFALLPLLWAVNCFYFWPALRHSRSFPRIHHYVLRSAVGFAVFTALLSSWALTFGIGGERLFGHVWDELLMYNLADRIGLTGWS; from the coding sequence ATGGAAGCCACCGAtatccaaaaccctaaccctagcccaAGGATTCTCCTCCCGTCGTCTCCACCCCCTCTTTGGCCCACCATCGACGGTCCACTGGGCTTGTCGGAGGAAGAATCGGTCAGCTACGCCCGTCGGTTCTACAAGTTCGGGTTCGCTCTGCTTCCGTTGCTTTGGGCCGTGAACTGCTTCTACTTCTGGCCCGCTCTCCGCCACTCCCGCTCTTTCCCTCGCATCCACCACTACGTTCTGAGATCCGCCGTTGGATTCGCCGTGTTCACTGCTCTGCTCTCGTCCTGGGCCCTCACCTTTGGGATCGGAGGAGAGCGTCTGTTCGGGCATGTCTGGGATGAACTGCTCATGTATAACCTTGCTGACAGAATTGGACTCACTGGTTGGAGCTAA